GAGAATCTCGCTCTTTTGGGTTTTGGCCTTGATCTTTTTCAGGTTGTAATGTTCTTTTTCTTTACCAAAGCTTCCTTCAAGACGTGTGGAACGTTCTTTTTTGATTTCTCTGGCCAAAATTTTACGCTGTTCTTCGTTTTTACCAGCCTTTCCTTTTCTGATAAAATCGGTCTGGATTTTGCGACTTGAGGTAAATGTTCGGTTTTTATTGGTAGCATAAATAGCATCTGCCCCCAGTATTTTTATTTTAGTCTTGGTCAGGTTTTGGGCGCAAGATACACTGCTCTGCAAACGGGTCCCTTCATTGAAGGCACGGTACTGGATATGCTCAATAAAATTGATTCCGTCTATTTGAACTTTGTTCACTTTTGCTCCAAATTCTACCTGTTTGGTTTCTTTGCCCCGCACAATTGGACGAATGTAACTTTTGCTGATGCTTACGATTCTATCGGGAACACTTTTTCCTGTTTTAAATATTTGTGCCTGTTGCCGGTAAACTTTGGCAATAATGGATCGTTGTCGCTTGTATTTAGCGGTGGATTCAAATGGATATTGATTTTCTATCTGACCCAGTGCACCGTTAAGTTTGTACAGTAATTTCAGTAACCCTCGGGTTACTTTTGTGCGGTATTTGGATTGTTTCTTTCGTTTTTTCGAATACTCGTTATAGCGTCTGCACCAATCCAGATATTTGGTCCTGGGCAATTTGATTTTCAAAGTGCGGCATAAGGATTCCATTTGTCTGTAGTTCCACTGAACGCATTCCCAAAGCAATTTCTGATTGGTTGGAAAACGCACTTCGCTCTCGTAACAGGTCGCATCGGTAAACATTTTGTCCAGGTCCTTCATATAAGGAATCCAGTTCTTGGCAAGTACTTCTTGGGATCTTCTAATATTTAAACCCTTGGAAAGCTCCATCCTGATTTGGCTCACGATCTTAAAGTTGGTCAGCGGTTTATCGATGGGAATTAGAATATCGCAAAAAAACTGCATGAAAATATTTCCATTCAAAAGCTCGATCAGTTTCTTGTCCGAGCATCCATAATAGTTTTTGAGCATCATCAGGGCAATTTTCCCTTTGGGACTAAAATAGCAATGGGTTCCTTTTTTAGAATCTTTCAATTTGAAAGATTGACCAAGCTCGGAAAAAGGCGTGGAAAGGTAAATTTTGCCCAAATCGGTTTTTAGAAATTGGGCATAAAATCCATCAAAATCTTTATTGATGGCGAAAATTGGAATTTCGTATTGAAATTCGCTTAAACGTATTATTTTTGGCATCACACTTTAAAAGAAAACCCCGTTTTTGGCCCGTTTGGAGCAATTTCGGGGTTTGTTCCTTCTAATATAATACCTATTTTATTGAAAAACAATAGTTTATATTATTATGAATATGCCTAAGTTAACATTAAACAATTTCAGCGCTTAATCCTGCTTCAAGTAGCATGGAGCAACGTGGTTTTAAATCATCGTATAAACCAGTTTTTACGGTGCATTTGCCTTTATAATGCACAAGGAGTGCACATTGTTCTGCTTGTTCTGCGGTGTGCTCGCAAGCATAAATAAGCATGTCTATAACATGATCGAAGGTATTAACATCGTCGTTATATAACACAATCTCGTTTTGGGTAAGTACTTTTTCTTTTAGTAGTACTTCTTCCAATGTTTTTTCTTGAGTACTCATAGGTTAAATTTTTACTAATTTAAAAATTTTAAGGCAACCCAATGGTTTCTTTCCAATTTTTCTTCAAATTTTAACATGTGCTTTTCACATGCTTCTTGAATAACCGGAATATCATCTTTGTAAAATCCGCTTAAAAATAAAAGACCGCCTTTATTTAAGCACGATATGTAAGTTTCCATATCGTTTAATAAAATATTACGATTAATGTTCGCAATTATTATATCGTATTTTTTACCTGTTAAAACACTGGCATCGCCTTCTATTACAGTAATATGCTTGCAATTATTACGCTCTACATTTTCTAAACTATTTAAATAGCACCAATTATCGTAATCAACCGCATCTATGGGGTTTGCGCCTTTTATTTCGGCTAAAATGGCTAAAACACCAGTACCACAACCCATATCTAAAACCGATTTATCGGTGAAATCGGTTTTTAAAATATGCTGAATCATCATGTGGGTGGTTTCGTGATGTCCTGTTCCGAAACTCATTTTGGGTTCTATAATAATATCGTATGGGGTATTTGGTTTTTCATGAAATGGTGCACGAACTGAGCATATATTATCTACCACAATGGGATTGAAGTTCTTTTCCCATTCTTCATTCCAATTGGTTTGTTCAATTTCGTTAAACGTGAAATCGATTTTAAATTCTTCAGAGTTTAATATTTGGATATCCTCCAAGATATTTTCATGCCATTCCTCTTTTTGAATGTATGCTGTAACACCTTCTTCGGTTTCTACAAAGCTTTCAAAACCTGCATAACCAAGTTCTGCAATAAGTATTTCTACTCCAGGTTGTACTGGTGTTACTTTAAACTCATAACCTATGTAAATGATGTTTGACATATAGATTTTTGATTTACGATTACGATTGATTTACATTTCACGGTTCACGATTCACGAATTTACGTTAGCGATAGAAACGGCATCCTTTTTGGCGCCAAAAGCGCCAAAAAGATACAGTGTATAGCGCAACCCTTGGGTAACGCCTAAAAGATTACATTTTTAAAATGCGTTTACAATGGCAAAAAAATCGTCTGCGTTAAGTGCAGCACCACCAATTAAACCTCCATCTACATCTGGTTTTGAGAAAATTTCCTGTGCATTGTTTGGTTTCACACTTCCTCCATATAAAATGGATACGCTGTTTGCTACAGCGACACCATATTTATTGCTTAACGTTTTTCTGATGAATGCATGCATATCTTGTGCTTGCTCTGGACTTGCAGTTTCGCCAGTGCCAATAGCCCAAACAGGTTCGTATGCTAACACAATGTTTTTAAATGCCGAAGATTCTAAATGAAACAAGGCGTTTTTAATTTGGCTTTCTACAACATTTTCATGGTTACCCGATTTTCTATCGGCCAAAACTTCGCCAAAACAGAAAATAGTACGTAAATCGTTTGCTAAAGCAGCATCTACTTTTTTAGCTAAAATTGCATCTGTTTCACCAAAATACTCACGGCGTTCACTATGACCTAAAATAACGGTTTTTACACCAACACTCTTAAGCATACTCGCACTAATTTCACCTGTGTAAGCACCATTTGCTGCGAAATGCATGTTCTGTGCAATCACTTCTATACCGGTGTCTTTTAATGCTTGAAATGCTGGAAAAAGGTTTGTAAAGGTTGGTGCTACCATAACCTCGGCATTTGATGTTTTCGATTTAGTTTTTAAAGCACTAATTAATGATTCGGTTTGTGCTAAATCATTATTCATTTTCCAGTTTCCTGCTACAATTTGTTGTCTCATTTTTAATTTACCTTTTTAATGAAGGGATTTTTTATTAAGTTTTATAATATCTTTTTAATTTTTATGTCGTCAGCTTCAATAGCTTTAAACAAGTTTATTTTTCCGTTTTGGCCGATTACCATATATCTGGGGATCCAATCTAATTGAATGAATTCACCAAAAGGGCCTTTCCAACCAGATTGCATAAAATAATGTTGCCCTTGCACATTATATTTCTCAATGCCTTTTTTCCAAGCTTCCTGGGTTTTATCTAAAGACAAAAATACATAGGTCACATTTTTATGGGCTTTTTGCAGATTTTTAACTTTAGGCATACCACCAATACAATCTTTACACCACGATGCCCAAACATCAACCAAAATGGTTTTGTCTTTATTTGCTTCTAAAATTTCTTTAAAGCTTATTGAGTTTCCATCTAATGTAATAAAGGTGTCGTTTAATGCAGCCTCGGAAAACTTAGTAGGTGTTTCTTGTGCTTTACAACTTAAAACACTCAAGACGAAGATTAATATGTAGTTTATTTTTTTCATTTTTCTATTTATGGGATTTCTGTCTGCTTAGGAACTATTCTAATTTCACCTTAGGATCTAACCAAACGTAAATGACGTCGACAAAAATATTAATTATTATGAAGAATAACGCTATTATTAACACCGAACCCATAATTACAGGTAAATCCAAAGTATTTAAGGCATTTACTATTTCTTTCCCAAGTCCGTTCCAACCAAAAATATACTCCACAAAAACAGCACCTGCCAGCATGGAAGCAAACCATCCTGAAATAGCCGTAACTACTGGGTTTAGGGCATTTTTAACAGCATGTCTTTTTATAATTTGAAACTCGCTTAAGCCTTTTGCTCTTGCGGTTCTGATATAATCTTGGTTAAAGACTTCCAGCAACGAATTTCGCATAAGTTGTATAACGACCGCCAACGGACGAATACCCAATACAATAGCTGGGAGTATGAGATTTTTTAACTTCATATGATTGGCTTCTCCAAAATCGTCTAATTCATAAAGACTTCCTGTCATTTCTAAATTTGTGTACTTATGCAATACAAAACCAAAAAACCATGCGAATAAAATGGCGCTAAAAAACGATGGCACACTCATACCAAACGTACTGAATATCTGTATGGTTTTATCTACCCAACGGTCTTTGTAAAGTGCTGAAACAATGCCTAAAAAAATACCGACAAGCATAGCTATTATTATCGCAGAAACTGCCAACACAAACGTATTTGGGAGTGTTTCACCCAAAACCTCACTTACTTTTTTACCTTGTTTGGTAAACGATTCGCGTAAATATGGAAACTTTAAAACGGTTGTTGTATTACCAATTGAAAATAATTCTACTGCTGAGTATTTCCCTGTTTTTAAAAAGGTATAATCTTGAACGTCTTTTGAATGAAAGGATATGGGCGACAAATCATTCAAATAATAAAAGTATTGGGTGCTTATGGGTTTATCGAAGCCATATTTTTGCTTTACAATGGCTAATTGTTCGCTACCCTCATTCTGTCCCAACATCATCTGTGCGGGGTCTCCCGGAAGCACGTTAAATAAAAAGAAAATAACGGTAACTACCCCAAACAAAGTGAGTAGTGCGTATGTGATTTTATTTAGTAGATAGGTTATCAGGTTTTTGGTTTTTGGGTGTTTGGTTGATGGTTGTTGGTTGTTGGTTGTTGGTTGTTGGTTGTTGGTTGTTGGGTCTTGGGTCTTGGGTCTTGAGTGTTGGGTCTTGGTCTTGAGTGTTGGTTTGTAGTGTTTGGGCCTTTAATAGAAAGCTGGTAGTCGAAACACTTTTTAACTTTTTAACTTTTTAACTCATAACTCATAACTCATAACTTTAAATCATCTATATCATTCCAATGTACTTTTTGTTTGATGGTGCCTTTGTCTAACTCTAGAATACCCGGGTTTGAACGTACTATTGTTTTTAGAGCTTTTTCATCGCATAAATAAAAGTCGAAATTTAAATGGTATTTCTTTTTTATTTGTTGCTTTGCTTCTTTACCTGATGCTGTTAAACCAATAACTTGATACCCCTTTTTAATAGCTTCATCAGACATCGCTTTTAATTTTTCTGCACCTGCCTTTTCCATTTTTTCTAAGTTGTATGAAACAATAATGATAAGATTCTCTTCTGAAAGAAACTGTTGGGTTAAATCTTCATCATCGCTTTCTATTGAAAAATCTACCACGGGCGGTTGGTAACCTTCATCTATAACTTTGGTCTCAACTCCAATATAATCGCCTTCGACATCTGGGTACGAACCATCGGTAGTGATAACTTTCTCTTCACCATTAATTTTAAACTTCCAATAATATTCTACAACTGGTTTTGGTGCATCGGCTGGAATTGACATCCCTTCTGAAATATTATTCCCAATTTTATAAGCTCTAAAATCTACCACAGGCAAATGCATTAGCACATGATAACCCAACCAAAAACTGAAAATAAAGCTTAAAAGTGCGAAAACCGTAGTTGTTAATTTACTAAAAACTGGTTTTATATATTTAACACCAAAAAATAAAATGAGTATTAAAACCAATAAAATAACATCTTTGGTAAAGCTTTCCCATGGCGTTAACTTTAAAGCATCACCAAAGCAGCCACAATCTCTAACTTTATCAAAATAAGCCGAATAAAAGGTTAAAAATGTAAAAAACACAATCATTAACAACAAACTCCAAACAGTAAACTTAGGTTTGTATCCAATAATTAAAAACACCCCTAAAACCACTTCAAAAACGACAACTAATACCGAGATGATTAAGGCATAGGATTCCAAAAACGGGAGATTTAAAACATCAACACTAAAGTATTCTTGTAACTTATATGAAAACCCTAGCGGGTCGTTTAGCTTTATTAAACCAGAAATAATAAATAAAACACCTACTAAAATTCTTGAGATACTTACTAATACTTTCATCTGTTTATATATTTTAATTTGGCCAGATGGAACGCCCTAAATAATCATCCTCGTATGCGTGAATGCTATTCTCATGGGTGTTTCCTATATGGGTTTTTATTGTTTTTAAAGATCATATATTATCGCTTTCTCTTCATAGGTGCTTGCTTAAGCAAACTTATTGTTAATGGCGATTTCATAATTTTTATATCAGGCCTTTCGACTGTGCTCAACGTGACATTCCTTTTAAATTATTACCTTTTTAAATGAATTAAAGCAAAAACCGCATAATTAATCATGTCTTGATAGTTGGCATCAATACCTTCACTAACTAACGTTTTTCCTTTATTATCTTCAATTTGCTTAACACGTAATAGTTTTTGCAAAATTAAATCGGTTAAGCTACTTACTCTCATATCGCGCCACGCTTCACCGTAATCGTGGTTTTTGTCTTCCATTAATTTTTTGGTAATGGCTACATGCTTTTCATACAATTCGGTGGCTTCTTTGGTTGATAAATCGGGTTGCTCTACCACACCTTTTTCCAACTGAATCAAAGCCATGATGCAATAGTTTATAATACCTATAAATTCGCTTTCTTCTCCTTCATCAACTTTTCTAACGGCATTTTGCTGAAGCCCACGAATACGCTGCGCCTTAATAAATATTTGGTCGGTAAGCGATGGCAAACGCAAGATGCGCCATGCACTTCCGTAATCGGACATTTTCTTTATAAATAAACTTTTACAGATATCAATGACGGCATCGTATTGTTTTGAAGTATCTTGCATGTAATAAAATGAATTTTGCGTAAATTTCGCTTAAATAGTTTAAAGTTCAAAGTTTATACAATTTAAAGTTTCATGTTTAGAGCTTAATGCCCCAAGTATGTACAAATTTTTAGATATTTAACTTAACTTTGAACTTTAAACCTGGAATTTAGAACTGCAAAATGACCATAAACTGCAAAGGAAAGCTCATTGATTTATCATCACCAAAAGTGATGGGAATTTTAAACATTACCCCCGATTCGTTTTACGATGGAGGTATTCATAAAAATAGCATTTCCATTTTAAAGCATGTAGAATCAATGCTCAATCAAGGCGCCACTTTTATAGATATTGGTGCTTATAGCTCGCGCCCAAATGCCGATTTTGTAAGTGAAGAAGTTGAACTACAACGCATATTACCAATAGTTGAAGCCGTTTTAAAAAACTTCCCTGAGGCTTTAATATCCATTGACACCTTTAGAAGTGATGTTGCCAAACAATGCATTGAAGCTGGAGCTACTTTAATTAATGATATTTCTGCTGGAAAACTAGATGAAAATATGTTACCAACCGTAGCTAATTTACATGTTCCTTATATTATGATGCACATGAAAGGCACGCCACAAACCATGCAACAACACGCCAATTACACCAATTTAACCAAGGATATTTTATTTTATTTCTCTGAACGCATCGCAGCCGCCAAAGCCTTAGGAATTATAGATATTATTGTAGACCCCGGTTTTGGTTTTGCAAAAACGTTAGAACATAATTACCAGTTGCTAAATCAATTACAATTATTAAAAATGATTGAAAAACCAATTTTAGTGGGCGTTTCCAGAAAGTCTATGATTTATAAAACCTTAGGAACTACCCCTAACGAAGCGCTTAATGGCACCACTGTTTTAAATACCATTGCATTACAAAAAGGAGCGTCTATCTTAAGAGTTCACGATGTAAAAGAAGCTATGGAAACCATTAAATTAGTTGAGTCGTTGAATTGTTGAATCATTGAATCGTTTAATTGTTTATTCTAACCATTTAACCGTCTAACTATCTAACCGTCTAACCGTCTAAATCTATGAAAAACATATCACTGCTTGTTACTTTACTGTTTATCTTTTCATGTGGAAAAGATAAGGTAGTGCAGCTTCCAGAAATAAACCATTCTGAAATCTCAGAAATTAATGATGTATCTGCTGCTTATTTATTTTATGACGAAACATTGCCAGATAGCTTAGAATTCAATAGAAAAAATTTGATTAGTACGACTAACTGGTTAGTAAACGTTGATAAACGGTTAACATTGAAACAAGCCATTCCGCATATTAAATTTTTACAGGAGAAAAAACAAAATGCTGGCCACAAAAATGACAATGCCAAAAACTATTTTACCTGTAACGATACCAGCAAAAAGAACTTAGGGTTTATTGAATTTACAGATGTGGTTTATCATAACATATCATTTCTTGATTATGTGTCAACAAATTCAAATTTAGACTTTTCAAACAAAATGAAAATTGAATTTACTACTTCGGAAGATATTTATATAGAGTTTCCGCTTTTCGATTTAAGTACTTTGGTCTCGAAAAAATCCAATTTAATAAAAGACATTAAACGTGTACTGGCAAATGAACTGGACACCGTTGAAATCATCTTAAGCTTCAACCAAAATTTAACATTTCAAGATTACATAACTTTTAAATCCATAATATCAACATTAGATTTAAAAGATGTTACCACATCAAACCACGAATTCATTTTTAAATAAGAAGTGGTTTAATCTTTTTCGATTGAAGCGAAAATCAGTCATTTTTTTTGTCCAATCGAAGTCTTTTTCGAGTTGCATAGCATTGCTACGGAAAGAAAAAAAGATATAGAGTGGGCAAAAAAAGGCGATTTTTTAGCCAATTGGAAAAAGTTTAAACCACTTCTAATCTTATTTTACTAAATTTACCAAAACCCATGTGCCTTGGAAATTTTTAATGACCTCCTAAAATTCTCTGTAGTTGATATTATAGATGTTATTCTGGTAGCATTGCTACTTTATTACACTTACAAATTGGTTAAAGGCACTGTAGCCATTAACATTTTTATTGGTATCATCATTATTTATTTAGTGTGGCGACTTACCAATTTCTTAAACATGGAATTACTTTCGGGTATTTTTGGTGGGTTTATGAAAGTGGGAATTATTGCTTTAATTGTGGTATTTCAACCAGAAATCAGAAAGTTTTTATTGATGGTTGGGTCTACAAATTTTAGTAAACGAGGGAAACTTTTCAAACAGTTTAGTTTCCTAAAAACCGAAACTAGCGACGAAACCAATGTAGATGCCATTGTATCGGCTTGTATTAGAATGGGAAATTCAAAAACAGGTGCTTTAATTGTTTTTGAGCGTAATAACAACTTAGACTTTTTAACTACCAGTGGTGATGAAATGAATATAAAAGTGACGCAACCTATTATTGAAAGTATCTTTTTTAAGAACAGCCCTTTACACGATGGTGCCATTATAGTGAGTAATAATATTATAAAAGCAACTCGAGTTATTCTGCCTTTAAATAATGAAAAAGTCATTCCAAAACGTTTTGGTTTACGTCACAGAGCAGGCATTGGAGTTACTGAAAAAACCGATGCTTTAGCACTTGTAGTTAGCGAAGAAACAGGTACTATTTCATACTTTAAAGATGGGGAATTTGTTGTTTTTGAAGATACAGCAGAGCTAAATTTAATGATTAAGAAAGATTTGGCTTAAACCACTTCTTCTTTCAAAAACTGCACTTCATATAAGTTCTTATAATACCCATTCTCTTTTTTAAGGAGCTGGGCATGTGTGCCCTCTTCTACAATTTCACCAGCATCCATTACAATGATTCTATCTGCTTTTTTTACAGTGGCTAATCTGTGGGCAATAACTATAGAGGTCCTGCCTTTAGTCATTTTATCGGTAGCATTTTGAATGAGTTGCTCGGAATAGGAATCGACCGAGGAAGTAGCTTCATCCAACACCAAAATACTAGGATTTGTAACATAAGCTCTTAAAAACGAAATAAGTTGACGCTGACCCGAAGACAACATCACACCCCGTTCTTTTACATTATAATGATAACCTCCCGGCAAACTGGCAATAAAATTATGAACCCCTATTTCTTTGGCTGCCTGAGTTACTACTTCTTCTGTAATTTCAGGATTATTTAAGGTAATATTATTTAAGATCGTATCGGCAAACAAAAACACATCTTGTAAAACTACCGCAATTTGAGTACGCAACGATGCTAAGGTAACTTGTTTTATATCTATACCATCAATGGATATAACACCATCCTTAATTTCATAAAAACGATTTAACAAATTGATGATGGTAGATTTTCCTGCACCCGTGGCTCCAACAATAGCGATGGTTTCACCCGATTTTACGTCAAAAGAAATACCTTTTAAAACATCTTCATCGTCAACATAATTAAAAAATACCTTATGGAAAGTGATATTGCCTTTAAAATGTTCGGCGACATGTGTACCCTTATCGTCTATATGCGACGTGGTATCTAAGATCTTAAAGACCCGATTTGCAGCCACCATACCCATTTGAAGCGTATTAAAATTATCGGCCATTTGACGCAGCGGTCTAAACAGCATAGGAATAAACATAACAAAAGCAATCAAATCGCCTTGGGATACTTCGGTGCCTCTTAAAACAATGTTTAAACCACCGTACCAAGCCACCAAGCCTATACTTATGGACGACACCAAATCGGCCAAAGGAAAGAAAATAGAGTTGTACCAAACTGTTTTTAACCAGCCCCTTTTGTGTCGTTCATTTATATCAATAAAGTTTTTATAATCAATATCTTCACGTGTAAAAATCTGTAAAATCTTCATACCTGTTAAGCGTTCTTGCACAAACGAATTCAGGTTAGACACTTCATTTCTAACGTCTTCAAAAGCAATTTTCATATACTTTTGAAAAACTCGGGTGGCATACATGAGTAATGGTAACATGATAAAAACGATTAAACTCAATCGCCAGTTAATGTAAATCATCGCTCCAAAAACAACTATCATGGCGAGTAAATCCCTAAAAATGGTAAACAAGCCTTGTCCAAAAATATCGGCAATACGTTCCATATCGGTCACTGCTCGGGTAATTAAAACACCTACCGAAGAATTGTCGTAATACTTCATTTTAAAACTCAGCAAATGGTTGAACAGTTTGACACGCACATCCATTACCAAATTTTGACCCAACCACGCCGCATAATAAATAAACGCCAATTGAAATACGGTTTGTAGAATTAAAACAGCAAACATAATAAGCACATAAAACAAAAAACTTTTAGACTCTTGAACCGCAATACTATTATCTATAGCATATTTGGTGATGTAAGGTGTTGCCGTACTTAAAATTGCCAACAAAATAACCAAAGCTAATAAGCTAAAAAAGATTACTTGATAGGGCTTTATATATTGAAACAGGCGTTTGAATAATGTAAAATCAAAAATATTTTCCTTCACTTTAGCCATTATAATTTTATATCGTTGGGGTATTCTACTTCTATTAAATAAAGTGCATGTGCTGGTACCGAAAAACCAGCTTCACTCCTATTCTTGGATTTTATTATAGCATGTAAATCTTCCTTTTCTATTTTACCTAACCCCATATTTACCATGGTTCCTACTATGGAGCGTACCATATTTCGTAAAAATCTATCCGCTTTTATAACAAAATGAAGTTCTTCATCTTCAAAAAACCATTCCGCTCTCATAATGTCACAATAATACGTTTTTACATCGGTATTTACTTTTGAAAAGCATTGAAAATCTTTATACTGGCATAAAATTTTTGAAGCCTCTTTCATTTTATCAACATCTAAATCCTGCTTCACGTAGTAAGCAGAATCAAAATTAAAAACATTCTTTTTTAAAGTAATTCTATACAAATAAGTTCTACTTAAAGCATCAAAACGTGCATGGGCATCAGATTTCACTTTAAAAACATCGTGAATGGCAATATCTTTTGGCAAAAACGAATTGAGTTTAAAAACCAAATCAACTTCATCAAAATGGACATCCGTATCAAAATGCGCGAACATTTGTTTGGCATGTACGCCTGTATCGGTTCTACCTGCTCCCATAATGGAAACGGCTTCTTTCAAAAGTAAAGTCAAGGCGTTTTCAATAACTTCTTGTACTGATATGGCTTTGGGTTGATTTTGCCAACCATGATAAGCACTACCATTGTAAGAAAGTTCTATAAAATATCGCAATTTGTTTCTCTACTTTTAATGAAAAGCAAAGATAGACAGTTTTGCCATTCCACCGAAGGCATGAATCTTAATTAAATATTAAAAGATTTTTTTTGGGCGTTACCCTCGTTGTGGCTACCTAGAGAATAATAAGTTTAGTAAATGAATATGTTTAATGCTGCATTAATCAAATATTCACGTTCCCTGTAACATATTCACCAATCAGTCTTACCATTAAATCATTCAATTTTTCAACTTGAAATTCTCCAATGGTAGGTTCTAGGTGAGCGTTACCAACTCCACTATCATCCGTTATGAAAACATACGTTCCATTAGTCAATATTGCAAAAGAACGCATTAAATATTCCGTAGCCTTATCTATACCAGAAGCTGTAATTGGTATTATTTTAATACCTTTTTCCGCAGCCTTAATTAAATTTAATTCCAAACTTGAAATAACTTCTTGAGTATAGTGTGGTGGTGCGTCTAATAATAGAAACATGATGCGGGTAGAAGCATTGTCGTTCCACGAATTTTGCATAATGCCAATATCCATAGCAGTATGTACCGCCTCAGGGAAATCGCCCCCACCAGCAGCAGACTGTTTTGATATAAAAGAAATCAGACTTGCTTCATCAGCTGTGAAACCAAAAGGACGGGTTACATATTCATCACCTTTATCCCTGTAAAATACGGATCCAAAACGCATGGTTAATGAAGGATTGTTTTGTTTTATCCGTTTAATTACATTATTTAATTCAGCTTTTAAATAATCAATTTCATCTCCCATCGAACCAGTGGCATCAACTGCAAAAAATATATCAATTATTTGTGTGTTAACTATAGCTTTGTTTAGGGTAACTTTATTAATACCCGTAGCAAACTCCTTTACATCTTTAACAATCGCTTCAGTTTCTTCAAATTTAACGCGGGCAGTTAATTCGTCAAGTTCTAAATCTGACCATAATGTGGCCATTCCGTTATTATCTGTTTTAGTTTTCCAAACTTCTACCTGATTAGAAAAAAGACTGATTTCAGCATTTGCAACCAATGATCCTTTATTATCTGCAATCAGAAAACTATACCTTTCTATTTCTTTAAGATGCCATTTATTTACATCTTCATAATACTCCTGATTATTTAACAAATTATTCCAGAAATCCCAATTATTAAGATCGTTCCATTCACCTGCAGTTAAAACCCCTGGTTCGAATTGTCCATTTGGATTCCCACCTCCCCAATCACCTGTACCTCCAGTTGAGCCTCCGACAGAAGATTCTGAAGCAAAGGACAAATACGTTCCTTCTAAAATAGCTCCTGTTTGAGTTGATTCAGGTTCAGTTACCTCTTCAAACAAACTTGTCTTACCAGTTGCTGTCTTTTTTCCTATTGGAGTTTCACCTTTTGAACAACCATATGTAAATATTACAATTGTTATTAAAGTCAATCTTATTA
This genomic window from Mariniflexile sp. TRM1-10 contains:
- a CDS encoding transposase — translated: MPKIIRLSEFQYEIPIFAINKDFDGFYAQFLKTDLGKIYLSTPFSELGQSFKLKDSKKGTHCYFSPKGKIALMMLKNYYGCSDKKLIELLNGNIFMQFFCDILIPIDKPLTNFKIVSQIRMELSKGLNIRRSQEVLAKNWIPYMKDLDKMFTDATCYESEVRFPTNQKLLWECVQWNYRQMESLCRTLKIKLPRTKYLDWCRRYNEYSKKRKKQSKYRTKVTRGLLKLLYKLNGALGQIENQYPFESTAKYKRQRSIIAKVYRQQAQIFKTGKSVPDRIVSISKSYIRPIVRGKETKQVEFGAKVNKVQIDGINFIEHIQYRAFNEGTRLQSSVSCAQNLTKTKIKILGADAIYATNKNRTFTSSRKIQTDFIRKGKAGKNEEQRKILAREIKKERSTRLEGSFGKEKEHYNLKKIKAKTQKSEILWIFFGIHTANALEIGRRIYSSRFKNLAA
- a CDS encoding ATP-dependent Clp protease adaptor ClpS, whose amino-acid sequence is MSTQEKTLEEVLLKEKVLTQNEIVLYNDDVNTFDHVIDMLIYACEHTAEQAEQCALLVHYKGKCTVKTGLYDDLKPRCSMLLEAGLSAEIV
- the prmA gene encoding 50S ribosomal protein L11 methyltransferase, yielding MSNIIYIGYEFKVTPVQPGVEILIAELGYAGFESFVETEEGVTAYIQKEEWHENILEDIQILNSEEFKIDFTFNEIEQTNWNEEWEKNFNPIVVDNICSVRAPFHEKPNTPYDIIIEPKMSFGTGHHETTHMMIQHILKTDFTDKSVLDMGCGTGVLAILAEIKGANPIDAVDYDNWCYLNSLENVERNNCKHITVIEGDASVLTGKKYDIIIANINRNILLNDMETYISCLNKGGLLFLSGFYKDDIPVIQEACEKHMLKFEEKLERNHWVALKFLN
- a CDS encoding BT_3928 family protein; this encodes MKVLVSISRILVGVLFIISGLIKLNDPLGFSYKLQEYFSVDVLNLPFLESYALIISVLVVVFEVVLGVFLIIGYKPKFTVWSLLLMIVFFTFLTFYSAYFDKVRDCGCFGDALKLTPWESFTKDVILLVLILILFFGVKYIKPVFSKLTTTVFALLSFIFSFWLGYHVLMHLPVVDFRAYKIGNNISEGMSIPADAPKPVVEYYWKFKINGEEKVITTDGSYPDVEGDYIGVETKVIDEGYQPPVVDFSIESDDEDLTQQFLSEENLIIIVSYNLEKMEKAGAEKLKAMSDEAIKKGYQVIGLTASGKEAKQQIKKKYHLNFDFYLCDEKALKTIVRSNPGILELDKGTIKQKVHWNDIDDLKL
- the tpiA gene encoding triose-phosphate isomerase; translated protein: MRQQIVAGNWKMNNDLAQTESLISALKTKSKTSNAEVMVAPTFTNLFPAFQALKDTGIEVIAQNMHFAANGAYTGEISASMLKSVGVKTVILGHSERREYFGETDAILAKKVDAALANDLRTIFCFGEVLADRKSGNHENVVESQIKNALFHLESSAFKNIVLAYEPVWAIGTGETASPEQAQDMHAFIRKTLSNKYGVAVANSVSILYGGSVKPNNAQEIFSKPDVDGGLIGGAALNADDFFAIVNAF
- a CDS encoding ABC transporter permease; the encoded protein is MITYLLNKITYALLTLFGVVTVIFFLFNVLPGDPAQMMLGQNEGSEQLAIVKQKYGFDKPISTQYFYYLNDLSPISFHSKDVQDYTFLKTGKYSAVELFSIGNTTTVLKFPYLRESFTKQGKKVSEVLGETLPNTFVLAVSAIIIAMLVGIFLGIVSALYKDRWVDKTIQIFSTFGMSVPSFFSAILFAWFFGFVLHKYTNLEMTGSLYELDDFGEANHMKLKNLILPAIVLGIRPLAVVIQLMRNSLLEVFNQDYIRTARAKGLSEFQIIKRHAVKNALNPVVTAISGWFASMLAGAVFVEYIFGWNGLGKEIVNALNTLDLPVIMGSVLIIALFFIIINIFVDVIYVWLDPKVKLE
- a CDS encoding TlpA family protein disulfide reductase; the protein is MKKINYILIFVLSVLSCKAQETPTKFSEAALNDTFITLDGNSISFKEILEANKDKTILVDVWASWCKDCIGGMPKVKNLQKAHKNVTYVFLSLDKTQEAWKKGIEKYNVQGQHYFMQSGWKGPFGEFIQLDWIPRYMVIGQNGKINLFKAIEADDIKIKKIL